Genomic DNA from Providencia sp. PROV188:
TAAATTAGGTTTTATTAATACGCCGTCACGAGTACGTAGCCAATAAACAGACTGGAAACCTAAATAGTTTGTATTTTTTATCATCACAGTTGGAGCGAGGTTTGGCGAAGGGGCTGTTATTAATGATGTTATTTGTGATGCATTTTTATCCTCCTTACTCGCTCTAATATAGTTATCATTAACTAAATAATCATGATTTAAAAAATATTTTTTCTGCTGTGGTGACATTACTGGATTTATTTTGGCTAATTTTTCCATTAAAATAAAGTCATTTGAAATATTCGCCAATTTCAATTTATTATCCACTAAATAATAAACGACATTCACTTCACTACGTCTATTTCTATTTTTTAACTCAACAATAATCACATTGTTTTTTATCGATATATTTTCAACGCTTGAGTTATTACCTAAAATATCAAAAAAATCAAATCTCCCATATAACTCGCCATTATTAGCGTTAGTTGACCAGATTATATTCTCAGCTTTAGAATAAAAATATGCCATGTCATCAATAATCGTAATCAACATTGCAGATTGGTTTTCTTTATTAGATGAGTTGGTATGTAGCATGCGCTGGTTAGCGACATCATAAAATGCCCTGCCAACATTCATTCCGTTAACTTGATAATTATCGATAATGACATATTGTTTATGTAACTTATTTTTATTATCTAAATCATCAAGATAGGATTTAATGCTGCTTTTTTCCGAATCCCACAGCTTACCATTCAGACGAACGATATCTATAGTTTTATTATTAAAATCAACTTCTCTGATCTCATGCTGACTATTTATAATCTGAAATTTATTGGACTTAGCCGTACCATCAATATAAATAACTGTATTGCCAATTTTAATATCATTATCATTAATTTTAATTGGCAGATCTTTATTACCATCAATATAACTAGTATCAATAATCCACGTAGACTGGCTAGTCGTAAGAGGAGATTGTTTCAGTCTTAAAGAAGCGCCTTGATTTATTGTAATCTGATATTCCCCTCCGCTCCCTGTAATTGCATGCTCTATATAGCCATGCCAAGATTCTGGAAGCATAGGAACAATTAAATGTTTATTTTTAGAATCTAAAAAAACTGAAATAGGCGTGAAAACATACTCAGGTCTTAATTCTGATATAGCAGATTCTAGAGCACAATAAAAATAGTCAAAATAAAACTGATAATCCTCCTCTATTTTTCTAAGAACCGAAAAACCATAGTCGTTACGACTTGTAACACCCAAAAAAGAGGAATACTTGTAACTTAAATAGCATTCTGGTATTACAGGTAATACCAGAATATTCGATTGAAAGGGATTAAATTCCACCTCATTTTGCGAAACACCAACTGCTTCTCTAATATTGATCGCTTCATCTTTATTGATATCAGCTCGTGGACGTGATTGAAAATCGTGTAAAACACTATGTCCAAAAATCCATGTTCTTTTTTCACCTCGATAAATATAGTGACTACCTAGCGTAAAGCTCCCATCAAGAAAGTTAATTTCCTTAATAACAATGCCTTCTGTTGGAATTAATAATTTTTTCTCCTCATCATAACTAATAGCTGCATTCTGATAGTGATCTTTATATTGAGCAAAAATAATCCCAACTTCTAGCGTTTCTTGTGCATGACGCTCATTAATTTTGACTAATTCAGTGATACCAATTCCAAGACCCGTTAAAGGCACAGCTAATGGCATAGCGACACCAGCAGCAGTTTCAGCTCCCAATAGCGAAGCCCCATACCCCATAACGCTTGTCGCCAGCGCTGCAGAATCAAATGCCAACTGAGTCCCAATAATAGTTTTCTGAGGTTCATTTTCTGCATTTGCAAGTTCATAAATATCAAACCCGACCATTACCCCTTGAAAAACCGTACCAACCCCTTCATTTGCTGTTCGTAAAATTGATGATGAAAAGCTATTCATTTCTGTTTTTACAACCTCAGCCCCCTCTTTCCAAAGTGCCCCCGCTAAACGCACAACCCGTGATACATCATTTAGCGCCCCATGAGCCATCATTGTATAACTCACATATGCATGGATTTTCAAAGCACTTTCTAAGTTAGAAGGATTACCCGAAGCAACCGACTGACGATTGCGATTTGCTGACCATTCAATCAATGCCTTAATACCAATGGCTGAATTAAGCCCATCCACATGTTCAGTACCAGAAAGACACTCTTCATGTTGTAACTCTAAATCATTAAATGTGTAATGATCACTAAAATAACGCATTGATTCATAAGAATATTGTTTAAATTCAAAAAACGTTTTGTCATAGGTTTCAATCCAACGGGAAGATTCTTCGTTGTCTTTATGAACAAACTGAATTTGATACCGCCCATCCTCTAATTTATCCGTGCTAGCAAAAACAGGTAGCCAGTGTTCATCTAATTGATGCTCTTGCGTGATTTTATCAAGTGATGATTCTAAGCGGCCTCCCCATTGCTCCGCTTTTAAAATACTCAAAGACGATTTTATTTGCCTATCTTTTGCCAATAACCTTTGATTTTCAATAAAGTTTATTGTTTCTTGGCGCCTCGGAATAACCTCAGATAACTCAGAGGAAGACACTAAATCTTCGACTTTTAACCCTGAGCCAACATCTACGTTTGCCATTTGCTCTACATCAATCGATACGAGATCAAAAACAGGCACAGACTCTTCCATTAACACATCGTATTGATATACCATTTTTTCTTTGATCAAAAAGTTATTTAATGAATTAAATAATTTTTTAGGGTTATCAAAAACGTAAAGACCAAAATTTGGATCATAAAAATAGTAATGAGTTTTACCATTATAATTTTTTTTCCCTATTAGCATTGAATGGCTTCGGGTATTTAAGGCATACATCTGAGTCCCATTAGATTCAATGAATAGTTTTTTTATCTCCTTTAAATTAAGTAGACCAATTGAAGAGGACGCTCCTACAGCTTGCGTATTAAAATGTAAGTTTTGCAGTGATGATCTCAATAAAACTGAGTTTCTATCTTCCGGTGATGCAGCTGCAGTAAATAGCTTATTGAAAAGTTCATCAGAACCATAAGTACCATCATGTAGCGCTAATGCAACAGACATGGATCTAACGAGAGGATAGCAGCGCCCTCCTTCATCATCCCCCATTAATTGTAAATAGAAATCTTGAGGAGCAAGGCGCTGATAAATGCTTCCTCCATCCTGAAATAGGGTATTTGTTTTTAATGTGAAATTTAAAACATTTTCTATGTATTCAGACTCTTCCTTTATTTTAATATATTGAGATAGAGCACCACGCTCATTAGCATTTAACCCACCCTTAATATAAAGCTCTCGCATTTCTGATGAAGACATTTTATCATCGAAACCGCGGATACTTTCTTTTTCATATTGTTGAATCCCATTATTAAAATCACTATTATTTTTCCATATATCATTACTTAACAGGACATTATATTTTTTTCTATCTCTGGTGTTTTCAGATTGAACATCTGATTTAATAGTCGCTTGATTTACGTTAATCACAGTATCTTCACCATGATTGTTTTTTATTTGCAACCATAGCCAACTACGTTCTACAGATAAACTTTCAGATAGAATAGAGTTATACTTTTGCTTATAATATTCTTTCAACCTCTGATTAAATTCAATGATTTTATTTAATTCATCTATTCTAACTTTATCTTCATGTGTGATTTCTGTTTGATTTAACTCGATTCTTTTATTTTGTAAGCTACTAAGTTCCTTTTTTGCATCCTCTATTTTTACATCTATTTTTTCTCTCTCAATATTGAGATGTTTTTTTATTTCATTTCGAAGATTTACCCAAGGAAGAATCGCAGGATGTTGTGATGAAAAGTCACCGCCCTCATAAACACCATCTTCAATATGCCCCGTATCAATATTAAAATCCCGAGCAAGATTCACTAATTCTTGGTGAGTATCACTACGGTATCGATTAAATTTCTCTAGATTTGATTGAGATAATTCTTCATCTGGATATAACTGACTTATTGTTTCACCTTGTGTTCGTCGTTGTGGTGTGGGAATGCCATTAATAATCTCATATTGCTGACGCTGTAAAATTAACTCCCATTGACCTTCATTAAACCGCATATAAACCATTGCCAAACCTTCATCTGTCCCGGCAACTTGGTAATCAATAAAATCAAATGCCATGACCACATTGTCATATAATATCGAGCTATTAACTCTTCCATCATGGTACACACGATACGTCGTATCATTATGTTTTGTAACGATAACTGAGCATCCCGTTAAAGACCCAGTAAAGAGAAAGCTTTCTTCCGCTGCCTGTATAGGTATATCAACATAAGCCGGTTTTGTACTTGATTGATTAGCGCCGTTATACCCTAAAAAGTAAGCATTAACGATTAGCTCTGGGCTAAGATTTGAAGCACTGGAGATGGGTTCAATGGTGTAAGTATTTGGTGATTTCTGAGTCAATTTCACAAAACCTTGTGAGGGGAGTTTCCCTGCTCTTGTCATGCTATCAGCACTAATTGTATTGGTATTAGAGAACGATATCGCATTCTCCTTAAATAGCTTAATATCTTGACTTGCAGAAGTTTCTTGAGCTGATCTATTCCACCAAAAAGGTGATCGTAACGCCAAATCACGTAATGCCTGAGATATGATTCTAGGGTTAATGTTATTTTTTTTAGAATAAAAAGCAGATGAACAATGAAAATCAATTTTCATTTCTATAACTCCATTTATTTAATAAAAAATGTAATAATTAAAAAATTATTCTAATTTTAATTATTGCACAATAGTTTTAAATAAATAACAAAATCCATCTGTGAAATTAAATTTAAGATCAAATATAAAACCATACCAATTCATTTTCATTAAAAATAGAGGTATTAAATAGCATTGGTGTTTTTAATAGCTCTCTCTTATTTTTTGATAACGTCAGAATAGAAAATTAGCGTTATAGTCATCTGCGTTAAGGACATTTAATAGCAAGGAACTTATAACAGATGATTCACACAATAATGCTAACGAACCCCTTTCTGCTCAGTTGGAACATTCTTTCAACAATAGTCATTGAGCATAATTTTTTCTTGAGTAATGAGAATCATGGTCAGCGGAGTTTGACCATTCAAATCGCCAAGATGATGTGGGCGAAAATACCCAAAATGGAGAACCACTTTCCAAAACAACGAGTCATAAAGCTAGTTAATTCAAGTTCATCTAGCCAATCTTCATTATCCTCATCTTTTCAATTAGCAAAACCTGTCTTGTTTGCTAATCGCTTCAGTCATCAAAACACCCCTTTTATCACTTCTTCGAAACAACACAACTTCAATCCATCAAACACTCTATTCACTCCCCTTCATGACGGTATTTTGAGTGCAGCTCGTTATATGAAAATCGAGACTTTTCATCAACAAGCACACCATCTTGTGACAGACAAGGACGTCACGATTTTCGGTAATATCCGCCCTCTTGAAAGCCATCAAACATTATGCAAAGCATGTCTTCTTTGCCCGCAAAATATAATTGATATTAAAGGATTCACTCAAACTAGAAATTCCTTACTACGTGGAAATAGTGAGATTTCAATATTCAGAACAGGAGACTTTCAGCTAGGGAAGAATCAATAGATGCATGTCATATCAACAGCATCAGAAAATAAAAACGGCCTCATTCTCTGAGGCCGTACTATTATTACGTTGCTATTTACGGTATTGCGCTTTATTAACAACGTCTATTTTGTTGAATTTTCCGGGGGCTATTACAGCCAGAAGAACCAAGCAAATAAAGAGATGACAATGATACATGCCACGTTCAATACAGCACCTACACGTACCATTTCAATTTGTCGAATATAACCCGAACCAAATACAATCGCATTCGGTGGTGTCGCGACAGGTAACATAAAGGCACAAGATGCACCGATACCGATAATCATGGTTAACGCCATAACAGGCATACCTAATGCTTCCGCAACCGTTGCAAAGATTGGAACCAACAGCGCCGCACTGGCTGTATTACTGGTAAATTCCGTCAGGATGATAATAAAAGTCGTCACCGCAAGAATGATTACAAACCAATGACTTTCACCAAATGTCATTTGCATCCAATCTGCCATGATTTTACTTGCACCAGATGAGCTTAAAATCGCGCTCAGTGTCAAGCCACCACCAAACAGCATCAATACGCCCCACTCGGTATTTTTCTGGATTTGTGACCAACTCGCCACCCCCGTAATACCGATTAATACTGCCGCGCTCAATGCAATGATGGTATCTAAATCTTTCACACCACCAAGAGCATCACTAATAAATGTACTAGTGATCCAGCAAACAACTGCCAATAAGAAGATACTCATCGCAGTAATACGCTTGCCATTCCATTCAACTTTTTCTAATTCAATTTCAAAACGGTGTTTTAAGTTTGGACGCAGCATCATATACATCAAAACAAACATCATTGGCAGTAAAACTA
This window encodes:
- a CDS encoding SLC13 family permease; protein product: MDASESLTPAVPPTPSNKRGWIILAVDVVLLILLLKYLPFDDKANAGLALMVFVGVLWLTEAIHVTITALCIPLLAVGLGLMGTGDALKAFANPIIFLFFGGFALATALHIQGLDRLIANRLLMAARGRLSVAVILLFGVTAGLSMWISNTATAAMMLPLVLGILSNLDVRHERNTFVFVLLGVAYSASIGGLGTIVGSPPNAIAASALGLDFLSWMKYGIPIMVVLLPMMFVLMYMMLRPNLKHRFEIELEKVEWNGKRITAMSIFLLAVVCWITSTFISDALGGVKDLDTIIALSAAVLIGITGVASWSQIQKNTEWGVLMLFGGGLTLSAILSSSGASKIMADWMQMTFGESHWFVIILAVTTFIIILTEFTSNTASAALLVPIFATVAEALGMPVMALTMIIGIGASCAFMLPVATPPNAIVFGSGYIRQIEMVRVGAVLNVACIIVISLFAWFFWL
- a CDS encoding TcdA/TcdB pore-forming domain-containing protein, with the translated sequence MKIDFHCSSAFYSKKNNINPRIISQALRDLALRSPFWWNRSAQETSASQDIKLFKENAISFSNTNTISADSMTRAGKLPSQGFVKLTQKSPNTYTIEPISSASNLSPELIVNAYFLGYNGANQSSTKPAYVDIPIQAAEESFLFTGSLTGCSVIVTKHNDTTYRVYHDGRVNSSILYDNVVMAFDFIDYQVAGTDEGLAMVYMRFNEGQWELILQRQQYEIINGIPTPQRRTQGETISQLYPDEELSQSNLEKFNRYRSDTHQELVNLARDFNIDTGHIEDGVYEGGDFSSQHPAILPWVNLRNEIKKHLNIEREKIDVKIEDAKKELSSLQNKRIELNQTEITHEDKVRIDELNKIIEFNQRLKEYYKQKYNSILSESLSVERSWLWLQIKNNHGEDTVINVNQATIKSDVQSENTRDRKKYNVLLSNDIWKNNSDFNNGIQQYEKESIRGFDDKMSSSEMRELYIKGGLNANERGALSQYIKIKEESEYIENVLNFTLKTNTLFQDGGSIYQRLAPQDFYLQLMGDDEGGRCYPLVRSMSVALALHDGTYGSDELFNKLFTAAASPEDRNSVLLRSSLQNLHFNTQAVGASSSIGLLNLKEIKKLFIESNGTQMYALNTRSHSMLIGKKNYNGKTHYYFYDPNFGLYVFDNPKKLFNSLNNFLIKEKMVYQYDVLMEESVPVFDLVSIDVEQMANVDVGSGLKVEDLVSSSELSEVIPRRQETINFIENQRLLAKDRQIKSSLSILKAEQWGGRLESSLDKITQEHQLDEHWLPVFASTDKLEDGRYQIQFVHKDNEESSRWIETYDKTFFEFKQYSYESMRYFSDHYTFNDLELQHEECLSGTEHVDGLNSAIGIKALIEWSANRNRQSVASGNPSNLESALKIHAYVSYTMMAHGALNDVSRVVRLAGALWKEGAEVVKTEMNSFSSSILRTANEGVGTVFQGVMVGFDIYELANAENEPQKTIIGTQLAFDSAALATSVMGYGASLLGAETAAGVAMPLAVPLTGLGIGITELVKINERHAQETLEVGIIFAQYKDHYQNAAISYDEEKKLLIPTEGIVIKEINFLDGSFTLGSHYIYRGEKRTWIFGHSVLHDFQSRPRADINKDEAINIREAVGVSQNEVEFNPFQSNILVLPVIPECYLSYKYSSFLGVTSRNDYGFSVLRKIEEDYQFYFDYFYCALESAISELRPEYVFTPISVFLDSKNKHLIVPMLPESWHGYIEHAITGSGGEYQITINQGASLRLKQSPLTTSQSTWIIDTSYIDGNKDLPIKINDNDIKIGNTVIYIDGTAKSNKFQIINSQHEIREVDFNNKTIDIVRLNGKLWDSEKSSIKSYLDDLDNKNKLHKQYVIIDNYQVNGMNVGRAFYDVANQRMLHTNSSNKENQSAMLITIIDDMAYFYSKAENIIWSTNANNGELYGRFDFFDILGNNSSVENISIKNNVIIVELKNRNRRSEVNVVYYLVDNKLKLANISNDFILMEKLAKINPVMSPQQKKYFLNHDYLVNDNYIRASKEDKNASQITSLITAPSPNLAPTVMIKNTNYLGFQSVYWLRTRDGVLIKPNLARPDDHDQKEIDNISQTMHWFSTNPDELAYMNRRLANGEPFKDVLDPTYAGFTNKWILLGVEERFRVANTEPTLIKIVGACFEKFDPLTDTWNWKPPTDLTLVGSLFDDNGGEVFFFYSKESDTIFRQEGLGQKDIDLKNPTAKRLSFNEIETVFDWHGNLLIIQKSGVVKQLNVNGSADTVAINKNWFENESFNWENLSGFINEPHPITLFGLKVKDGKQSLSAWYFKGKVIISESLPSENTLQFLGFDLHNDSGIIFDTQAKKLYQQKAISSVLLATMFDDDKSLKPSEHLPEYIELYPDVSLEHVQKINGGLMLSSRERQIIFHPLSKSEPLGSSFIIKGTNNDDVLAPRQLNTVKTLILSGGEGKDIYHLKIEDWQNHETIVIDNQSQDKQMDYLAIPINAKNNAIFVNRLNNDLIFTDSINQTSLILHNIYGDNSSNSRHLMIHFNDGILNISELAEAVTDYRGAMYLLSYFEEKPRCNEELAFLAESCSQITLNKDFSYLQYDNVQMNTRGPEISSIDMIQYKTH